A genomic region of Streptosporangium lutulentum contains the following coding sequences:
- a CDS encoding helix-turn-helix transcriptional regulator, producing MADTNTIATSLGDYLRARRALVSPADVGLPATGRRRVPGLRREEVAELVGLSTDYYVRLEQGRADHPSDEVLDALSRALRLGSAERAHLYDLARPPRRAAVTAAVSGRGDVLRSALWQVVEAIPTIPAMIMNDRNDVLAWNRLAAALIADFPNLVAHERNMARRIFLDPDARQIHLDWDEAARTTVGILRMAAGRHPHDPELVRLVGELSLGSETFRKLWAGHHVHEKTHGPKRFRHPTVGDVTLNYETFQVPGPAHHLLVIYTAPPGSPAEEALNFLGSFTASNTAPPARPQTRIEKS from the coding sequence ATGGCTGACACGAACACGATCGCCACCAGCCTCGGTGACTACCTCCGGGCCCGACGGGCCCTGGTGTCACCCGCGGACGTGGGCCTGCCGGCGACCGGCCGCCGCCGCGTGCCCGGCCTGCGCCGCGAGGAGGTCGCGGAACTTGTCGGGCTCAGCACCGACTACTACGTACGGCTGGAGCAGGGGCGCGCCGATCACCCCTCCGATGAGGTCCTTGACGCGCTCAGCAGGGCACTGCGGCTCGGGTCCGCCGAACGCGCGCATCTGTACGACCTGGCCCGGCCGCCCCGCCGCGCCGCGGTGACGGCAGCGGTCAGCGGACGGGGCGACGTGCTGCGTTCCGCCCTGTGGCAGGTCGTCGAGGCCATCCCGACCATCCCCGCCATGATCATGAACGACCGCAACGACGTCCTGGCCTGGAACCGGCTGGCAGCCGCGCTGATCGCCGACTTCCCCAACCTCGTGGCACACGAGCGGAACATGGCCCGCCGGATCTTCCTGGACCCTGACGCGCGGCAGATCCACCTCGACTGGGACGAAGCCGCGCGCACCACGGTCGGCATCCTGCGCATGGCCGCCGGACGTCACCCGCACGACCCGGAACTCGTTCGCCTGGTCGGCGAACTGTCACTGGGCAGCGAGACCTTCCGCAAGCTGTGGGCCGGCCACCACGTTCACGAGAAGACCCACGGCCCCAAGCGCTTCCGGCATCCCACCGTCGGAGACGTGACGCTCAACTACGAGACCTTTCAGGTCCCCGGCCCCGCTCACCACCTCCTCGTGATCTACACGGCCCCGCCCGGAAGTCCTGCCGAGGAGGCGCTGAATTTCCTCGGCAGCTTCACCGCCTCCAACACGGCTCCCCCCGCTCGTCCTCAGACGAGGATCGAGAAGAGCTGA
- a CDS encoding MFS transporter codes for MSTPPSLNGTRRPDPDRTRSASGPGSAPSLEPASTRPADDSGHGYLPTVVAVASASMMLPFSVTGAAVALPSMAAHLGSSVGAAQWMLNAFNITFAALPLAAGGLADRLGRRRVLLTGIALVGALSLLIALAPSMALVDAARVVQGCGAAAVLASGAAVLAHSTSGRRRQLAFGFLGTSFGTGLAIGPLVAGALVEAAGWRSVFLLVAAMSIPAWLCATRAPESRNPARPALDVAGLVTFTAGLACLSFAFVQAGAAGWSAPSTLLPLAAAVALVALFAVVEIRLADRAMFDVRLFRRPEFVAVVCQPFTVTLGFVVLLVYLPAYLQGVADRTILASGLLLLPMTAPVLLLPLAAGQLAARTSVRAVLTCASALIVAGALLLATLHSNGSWLALALPLLPFGAGVGLAFGVMDNAAVSTVPVENAGAAAGIFNTMRITGESVAISGAAALLTTLTAARLSGSGLSSGSATRIAGQAVQGQVAGTHHAALAAGFTGAFHTLGLILAALSTFGAVFTYLALAPHRTPSRH; via the coding sequence ATGTCCACACCACCCTCTCTCAACGGCACACGCCGGCCCGATCCGGATCGCACTCGCAGCGCGAGCGGCCCTGGATCCGCCCCGTCACTCGAACCGGCCTCAACCCGACCCGCGGACGACAGCGGGCACGGCTACCTGCCCACGGTGGTCGCGGTCGCGTCCGCCAGCATGATGCTGCCGTTCTCCGTGACCGGGGCCGCGGTGGCCCTGCCGAGCATGGCGGCGCACCTGGGCTCCTCGGTCGGCGCCGCGCAGTGGATGCTGAACGCCTTCAACATCACCTTCGCCGCCCTGCCGCTCGCGGCCGGCGGCCTCGCGGACCGGCTCGGCAGGCGCCGTGTGCTGCTGACCGGCATCGCACTGGTCGGCGCGCTATCCCTGTTGATCGCGCTGGCGCCTTCGATGGCCCTGGTCGATGCGGCCAGGGTGGTCCAGGGATGCGGGGCAGCGGCCGTTCTGGCCTCGGGAGCGGCGGTGCTGGCCCACTCCACCTCCGGGCGGCGCCGGCAGCTGGCCTTCGGGTTCCTCGGCACCTCCTTCGGTACGGGCCTGGCGATCGGACCGCTGGTCGCCGGGGCCCTGGTCGAAGCGGCCGGCTGGCGGTCGGTTTTCCTCCTGGTCGCGGCCATGTCCATACCCGCCTGGCTGTGCGCGACCCGAGCTCCGGAATCTCGCAACCCCGCCCGGCCTGCCCTCGACGTGGCCGGGCTGGTCACCTTCACCGCCGGGCTGGCCTGTCTGTCCTTCGCCTTCGTCCAGGCCGGGGCCGCAGGCTGGAGCGCGCCGAGCACCCTGCTGCCGCTCGCCGCCGCCGTGGCGCTGGTCGCGCTGTTCGCCGTGGTGGAGATCCGCCTGGCCGACCGTGCGATGTTCGACGTCCGCCTGTTCCGCAGGCCCGAGTTCGTCGCGGTGGTCTGCCAGCCCTTCACGGTCACCCTTGGCTTCGTCGTCCTGCTGGTCTACCTGCCCGCCTACCTCCAGGGCGTCGCCGATCGCACGATCTTGGCCAGCGGACTGCTCCTGCTGCCGATGACCGCCCCGGTCCTCCTCCTGCCGCTCGCCGCCGGCCAGCTGGCCGCGCGCACCTCCGTGCGAGCGGTGCTGACCTGCGCCTCCGCGCTGATCGTGGCCGGTGCCCTGCTCCTGGCGACCCTGCACAGCAACGGATCGTGGCTGGCGCTGGCGCTTCCCCTGCTGCCCTTCGGCGCCGGTGTGGGTCTGGCGTTCGGGGTCATGGACAACGCCGCCGTCAGCACCGTCCCGGTCGAGAACGCCGGGGCCGCAGCGGGCATCTTCAACACGATGCGCATCACCGGCGAGTCCGTCGCCATCTCCGGCGCCGCGGCACTGCTCACCACGCTCACCGCCGCCCGGTTGAGCGGCAGTGGTCTCTCCTCCGGTTCCGCGACCCGCATCGCCGGGCAGGCCGTCCAAGGTCAGGTGGCCGGAACACATCACGCGGCCCTGGCCGCAGGCTTCACCGGCGCCTTCCACACCCTCGGCCTCATCCTCGCGGCCCTGTCCACGTTCGGCGCGGTCTTCACCTACCTCGCGCTCGCACCCCATCGCACCCCATCGCGCCACTGA
- a CDS encoding trypsin-like serine protease: protein MRFAPFVPIFAVLIASMASPAWAITNGSADEIAHPEVGAVLGHKPNPDGTWSYCTGTLISPTVFLTAAHCGNPGEKNARVSFSSRYKRGDKVYTGRYVPDKRFKEKRDLYDMAVVVFSTPIPDITPAKLPTEGMLDRLKADDSLKTSRFTPVGYGALGPVKGTHGKEFDYNDTRNQASISFKKLTRAWLELSLGSKDDGSTCYGDSGGPNFLEGATTDLLVATTISGDDDTCKSTNFDYRLDTPSARQFLGKFVTLP, encoded by the coding sequence ATGCGTTTTGCTCCCTTTGTCCCGATTTTTGCTGTACTGATCGCGAGTATGGCCTCGCCCGCATGGGCCATCACCAACGGGTCCGCCGACGAAATCGCTCATCCGGAGGTCGGGGCCGTCCTCGGCCATAAGCCGAACCCCGACGGCACGTGGTCCTACTGCACCGGCACGCTCATCTCGCCGACGGTCTTCCTCACCGCCGCTCACTGCGGAAACCCGGGGGAGAAGAATGCGCGGGTCTCGTTCTCCAGCCGTTACAAGCGCGGGGACAAGGTCTACACGGGCCGTTACGTGCCCGACAAGCGATTCAAGGAAAAGCGAGATCTCTACGACATGGCGGTCGTCGTCTTCAGCACCCCCATTCCGGATATCACGCCCGCCAAGCTGCCCACCGAGGGCATGCTCGACCGTCTCAAGGCCGATGACAGCCTGAAGACCTCGCGATTCACCCCGGTCGGATACGGCGCGCTGGGGCCGGTCAAGGGGACGCACGGGAAAGAGTTCGACTACAACGACACCCGTAACCAGGCGTCCATCTCCTTCAAGAAACTCACCCGTGCGTGGCTCGAACTGTCGCTGGGTTCCAAGGACGACGGCAGCACCTGCTACGGCGACTCGGGCGGCCCGAACTTCCTGGAAGGAGCCACCACCGATCTGCTCGTGGCCACGACGATCAGCGGGGACGACGACACCTGCAAGTCGACCAACTTCGACTACCGCCTGGACACCCCTTCGGCCCGGCAGTTCCTCGGCAAGTTCGTCACGCTTCCCTGA
- a CDS encoding GNAT family N-acetyltransferase, producing the protein MIERVRSLWAGLTRIPVEFPQPGETRVVVSPESLLCPPGWMGIVRLGGATLATVPEPGMVDRVRHALRQRDPVAVLKPAGTLGPAWLSYLDRADFVPVGGEVERLPVDHPAVRKLIAEVDRAEADEAGLDEITSDAFVVRDAAEVISGCGYRPWSDTAAHLSVLTASHRRGQGYARMAASAAALDALDRGLMPQWRARVDPSRRVARALGFRELGTQLSLRLPAE; encoded by the coding sequence TTGATTGAGCGTGTTCGGTCGTTGTGGGCGGGTTTGACGCGGATTCCGGTGGAGTTTCCTCAACCTGGAGAGACCCGCGTGGTGGTCTCGCCCGAATCGCTGCTGTGCCCACCGGGCTGGATGGGCATCGTGCGACTCGGAGGGGCGACGCTCGCGACCGTCCCGGAGCCCGGGATGGTCGATCGGGTACGGCATGCCCTGCGGCAGCGGGACCCGGTTGCCGTGCTCAAGCCGGCGGGAACGCTTGGCCCGGCCTGGCTGTCCTATCTCGACCGCGCCGACTTCGTCCCGGTCGGCGGTGAGGTGGAGCGGTTACCGGTTGACCATCCGGCGGTCAGGAAGCTCATCGCCGAGGTGGACCGGGCGGAGGCGGACGAGGCCGGGCTGGACGAGATCACGTCGGATGCCTTCGTCGTCAGGGACGCGGCCGAGGTGATCTCCGGCTGCGGTTACCGGCCGTGGTCGGATACGGCGGCGCATCTGTCGGTGTTGACCGCTTCGCATCGGCGCGGCCAGGGGTACGCGCGGATGGCCGCCTCGGCGGCTGCCCTCGACGCGCTCGACCGTGGGCTGATGCCGCAGTGGCGAGCGCGAGTCGATCCGTCGCGACGGGTGGCTCGGGCTCTGGGGTTCCGTGAGCTGGGAACGCAGCTCAGCCTGCGGTTGCCCGCCGAATGA
- a CDS encoding GlxA family transcriptional regulator, with amino-acid sequence MGHVRRLARESRRIASVCTGAAVLAAAGLLDGRRATTHWQSAPVLAARHPKVVVDSDPIFIRDGNTYTAAGVTSSLDLTLAFVEEDNGAELARRVARHLVTYLQRPGNQAQMSMFTAAKPSANSLVKHSVDHITGHLDADLTTAALAVRAGVSERHLTRLFLKHLGRTPGRFVRQARTEAAAHLLVSTSLPMARVAARCGFGTAETMRQAFVSQYGVPPSRYRSTATSTVGS; translated from the coding sequence ATCGGTCACGTCCGCCGTCTGGCACGGGAGAGCCGTCGTATCGCGTCGGTGTGCACGGGGGCAGCCGTCCTGGCCGCCGCCGGTCTGCTCGACGGCCGGCGCGCCACCACCCACTGGCAATCGGCGCCCGTCCTCGCCGCCCGCCATCCGAAGGTCGTCGTCGACTCCGACCCGATCTTCATTCGCGACGGGAACACCTACACGGCGGCCGGCGTCACCAGTTCCCTGGACCTCACCCTCGCCTTCGTCGAAGAGGACAACGGCGCCGAGCTGGCACGGCGAGTGGCCAGGCACCTGGTGACCTACCTGCAACGACCCGGCAACCAGGCGCAGATGAGCATGTTCACCGCCGCCAAGCCGTCTGCGAACAGCCTGGTCAAGCACAGCGTCGACCACATCACGGGCCACCTGGACGCCGACCTGACCACGGCCGCGCTGGCGGTCCGCGCGGGCGTGAGCGAACGGCATCTGACCCGGCTGTTCCTCAAACACCTCGGACGGACACCGGGCCGGTTCGTACGGCAGGCCCGCACGGAGGCCGCCGCGCACCTCCTGGTCTCCACCTCCCTGCCCATGGCCCGCGTGGCGGCCCGCTGCGGGTTCGGGACGGCCGAGACCATGCGCCAGGCGTTCGTCAGCCAGTACGGGGTCCCGCCCTCGCGATACCGATCCACGGCGACGTCCACGGTTGGTTCGTGA
- a CDS encoding YciI family protein, with protein sequence MKYMLLMQFSAQSDLQPMDTWPAEDVKAHIEFMHTTNDRFVESGEFVDAQGLASPEQARIVRAAGEGVAPVVTDGPYPETKEFLVGYWIVDCESMERAIELAAYVSAAPGPGGRPFNMPIEVRQVMSAAPEGM encoded by the coding sequence ATGAAATACATGCTGTTGATGCAGTTCAGCGCGCAGAGCGACCTCCAGCCGATGGACACCTGGCCCGCGGAGGACGTCAAGGCCCACATCGAGTTCATGCACACCACGAACGACAGGTTCGTCGAATCCGGTGAGTTCGTGGACGCGCAGGGCCTGGCGAGTCCGGAGCAGGCCAGGATCGTGCGGGCGGCCGGTGAGGGCGTCGCCCCCGTCGTCACGGACGGCCCGTATCCGGAGACGAAGGAGTTCCTGGTCGGCTACTGGATCGTCGACTGCGAGAGCATGGAACGGGCGATCGAGCTCGCCGCGTACGTCTCGGCCGCGCCCGGGCCCGGCGGCAGGCCGTTCAACATGCCGATCGAGGTGCGCCAGGTGATGTCGGCCGCTCCCGAGGGGATGTGA
- a CDS encoding RNA polymerase sigma factor yields MDDLLRELAPRVVGVITRRFGDFAAAEDAVQEALLDAAAQWAEEGVPGNPMGWLVQVAYRRMIEQVRNEQARRRREERVVTQTPSDRRVAPPADDVHETDRDDTLIMLFMCCHSELTPASAIALTLRSVGGLTTAEIAKAFMVPEPTMAQRISRAKQRIKASGVPFRLPAPGERARRLASVLHVLYLIFNEGYAGSAGPDLHRVELSREAIRLARMLHGLLPDDCEVAGLLALMLLTDARRPARTGAGGVPIPLAEQDRSLWDGEAVAEGVALVTAALSRGSVGPYQLQAAIAAVHDEAATAEETDWPQILALYGLLERMSDNPMVSLNRAVAAAMAHGVAVGLDMLGTLDDEGRLAGHHRFYAARAHLLEMAGDPRAAVDDYRAAASRTTSLPERDYLITRAARLAAADQPK; encoded by the coding sequence GTGGACGACCTGCTGCGCGAACTCGCGCCGCGGGTCGTCGGCGTGATCACCCGGCGTTTCGGAGATTTCGCCGCCGCCGAGGACGCGGTCCAGGAGGCGCTGCTGGACGCCGCCGCCCAGTGGGCCGAGGAAGGCGTGCCCGGCAACCCGATGGGCTGGCTCGTCCAGGTCGCGTACCGCCGGATGATCGAGCAGGTGCGCAACGAGCAGGCGCGGCGACGCCGTGAGGAACGGGTGGTCACGCAGACGCCCTCGGACCGGCGGGTGGCGCCACCGGCGGACGACGTCCACGAAACGGATCGGGACGACACGCTGATCATGCTGTTCATGTGCTGTCATTCCGAGCTGACCCCGGCCTCGGCGATCGCCCTCACCCTGCGCTCCGTGGGCGGCCTGACCACGGCCGAGATCGCCAAGGCCTTCATGGTGCCCGAGCCGACCATGGCTCAGCGGATCAGCCGGGCCAAGCAGCGCATCAAGGCGTCCGGCGTCCCGTTCCGCCTGCCGGCCCCCGGCGAACGGGCGCGGCGGCTCGCCTCGGTGCTGCACGTGCTGTACCTCATCTTCAACGAGGGCTACGCCGGCAGCGCCGGCCCCGACCTGCACCGCGTGGAGCTGTCCCGCGAGGCGATCCGGCTGGCCAGGATGCTTCACGGCCTCCTCCCCGACGACTGCGAGGTGGCCGGACTGCTCGCGCTGATGCTGCTCACCGACGCCCGGCGTCCCGCGCGGACCGGCGCGGGCGGCGTCCCGATCCCGCTGGCGGAGCAGGACCGGAGCCTGTGGGACGGCGAGGCCGTCGCGGAGGGGGTCGCGCTCGTCACCGCGGCCCTGTCCAGGGGGTCGGTCGGCCCCTACCAGCTCCAGGCGGCGATAGCCGCGGTCCACGACGAGGCGGCGACGGCCGAGGAGACCGACTGGCCGCAGATCCTGGCGCTGTACGGCCTGCTGGAACGGATGTCCGACAATCCCATGGTCTCGCTCAACCGCGCGGTCGCCGCCGCCATGGCGCACGGCGTCGCGGTCGGCCTCGACATGCTCGGCACGCTCGACGACGAGGGACGGCTGGCGGGGCACCACCGCTTCTACGCGGCCAGGGCCCACCTTCTGGAGATGGCGGGCGACCCGCGGGCGGCCGTCGACGACTACCGGGCGGCGGCGAGCCGTACGACGAGCCTCCCGGAACGCGACTACCTCATCACCCGCGCCGCCCGGCTCGCCGCGGCGGATCAGCCGAAGTAG
- a CDS encoding TetR/AcrR family transcriptional regulator: protein MTGHTTDEAADTGAATGTDAGTGRDAIVRAARRAFALRPYAEVTLRGIAADAGVSASLIVKYFGSKEQLFNTVADFEPAADELLAAPLGTLGRHLVLTVVRSRREQRGDPLLRVVFSLGNSDERSLLRDRFREQVTSRLATLLTGPEPVLRAELIAGQLLGLGATLSLHPSGAGAHATPEHLADLYAPALQRLVTG from the coding sequence ATGACCGGGCATACCACCGACGAGGCGGCGGACACCGGAGCCGCCACCGGCACGGACGCCGGCACGGGCCGCGACGCCATCGTGCGCGCGGCCCGGCGGGCGTTCGCCCTGCGCCCGTACGCCGAGGTGACCCTGCGGGGCATCGCCGCCGACGCGGGGGTGAGCGCGTCGCTCATCGTCAAGTACTTCGGCAGCAAGGAGCAGTTGTTCAACACCGTCGCCGACTTCGAGCCGGCGGCCGACGAACTCCTCGCCGCGCCCCTCGGCACGCTCGGCCGGCACCTGGTGCTGACGGTGGTGCGCAGCCGGCGCGAGCAGCGGGGAGATCCGCTGCTGCGCGTCGTGTTCTCCCTGGGCAACAGCGACGAGCGCTCCCTCCTGCGGGATCGCTTCCGCGAGCAGGTCACCTCGCGACTGGCCACCCTGCTCACCGGCCCGGAGCCCGTCCTGCGGGCCGAGCTGATCGCCGGTCAGCTCCTCGGCCTGGGCGCCACCCTCAGCCTCCACCCCTCGGGCGCCGGAGCGCATGCCACCCCCGAACACCTGGCCGACCTCTACGCGCCCGCGCTCCAGCGTCTGGTCACCGGCTGA
- a CDS encoding MFS transporter, with amino-acid sequence MPEATIEPVEAPHPRFLVGVLAFCGVVVAVMQTLVVPLLPHIPRLTGSTPTAASWLITITLLTGAVCTPVLGRVGDMYGKRRVLLVSLGVLVVGSAMCALSSHIGVLIAGRALQGAALAVVPLGISIMRDELAPDRMLSSVALMSATLGIGAAVGLPVAALVVENADWHIMFWASAGIGLLDIVLVLCCVPESPLRSRGRFDVLGTIGLSAALVCLLVAVTQGGDWGWTSVRTLGLFAAAVVTGLLWGVYELRVPSPIVDLRVSARPAVLLANLAALLIGFAFYANSLVTAQMVQEPTSTGYGLGASIVVSGLCLLPGGLAMVALSPVSARLSARYGPKVTLALAAAFMAVGYVVRFFTSHQLWTIILGATVVAAGTAIAYSALPALVMRAVPVSETGAANGLNTLMRSIGQAFCSSVVAAVLANITFQAGGRTAPTLHAYLLVFLIAAGAALLALVVTLCLPGRPARDPGTVGQDRTADAVERPPTTLAQERA; translated from the coding sequence GTGCCCGAAGCGACGATCGAGCCCGTCGAGGCCCCCCACCCCCGTTTTCTCGTCGGTGTCCTGGCGTTCTGCGGGGTGGTGGTGGCCGTCATGCAGACGCTCGTCGTGCCGCTCCTGCCGCACATCCCCCGGCTCACCGGCAGCACTCCCACCGCCGCGAGCTGGCTGATCACCATCACCCTGCTCACCGGCGCCGTCTGCACCCCCGTCCTCGGACGGGTCGGCGACATGTACGGCAAGCGCAGGGTGCTCCTGGTCTCCCTCGGCGTGCTGGTCGTCGGCTCCGCGATGTGCGCCCTCAGCTCGCACATCGGGGTGCTCATCGCGGGACGCGCCCTGCAGGGCGCGGCGCTGGCCGTCGTGCCGCTGGGCATCAGCATCATGCGGGACGAACTCGCGCCCGACCGGATGCTGTCCTCGGTCGCGCTGATGAGCGCGACGCTGGGCATCGGCGCGGCCGTCGGGCTGCCCGTCGCCGCCCTCGTCGTCGAGAACGCCGACTGGCACATCATGTTCTGGGCGTCGGCCGGCATCGGCCTGCTCGACATCGTGCTGGTGCTGTGCTGCGTGCCCGAGTCGCCGCTGCGCTCGCGCGGCCGCTTCGACGTCCTGGGCACCATCGGCCTGTCCGCCGCCCTGGTCTGCCTGCTGGTGGCGGTCACCCAGGGCGGTGACTGGGGCTGGACCTCCGTCCGCACCCTCGGGCTGTTCGCGGCGGCCGTGGTGACCGGGCTGCTCTGGGGCGTCTACGAGCTGCGCGTCCCCTCCCCCATCGTCGACCTGCGGGTGTCGGCCCGGCCCGCGGTGCTGCTGGCGAACCTCGCCGCCCTGTTGATCGGCTTCGCCTTCTACGCCAACTCCCTGGTCACCGCGCAGATGGTGCAGGAGCCCACGAGCACCGGCTACGGCCTCGGCGCGTCCATCGTCGTCAGCGGCCTGTGCCTGCTGCCCGGCGGCCTCGCGATGGTGGCGCTGTCGCCGGTGTCCGCCAGGCTGTCGGCGCGCTACGGCCCCAAGGTCACCCTGGCGCTGGCCGCGGCCTTCATGGCCGTGGGCTACGTGGTGCGCTTCTTCACCAGCCACCAGCTGTGGACGATCATCCTCGGCGCCACCGTGGTGGCCGCGGGCACCGCCATCGCCTACTCCGCGCTGCCCGCCCTCGTGATGCGCGCGGTGCCGGTCAGCGAGACCGGCGCGGCCAACGGCCTCAACACGCTGATGCGATCGATCGGGCAGGCCTTCTGCAGCTCGGTCGTCGCCGCCGTCCTGGCCAACATCACCTTCCAGGCCGGCGGCCGTACCGCCCCGACCCTCCACGCCTACCTGCTGGTCTTCCTCATCGCCGCCGGCGCGGCGCTCCTCGCCCTGGTCGTCACGCTGTGTCTGCCGGGCCGACCGGCCCGGGATCCGGGTACCGTCGGACAGGACCGGACTGCGGACGCTGTGGAGCGCCCGCCGACGACACTCGCCCAGGAGCGCGCATGA
- a CDS encoding phosphotransferase family protein: MEFRSIERAPGAFQQPVTAGQIHAMCRRAFGASVSAVSAVELGNGMYNSTYRVDLGSGLPVILRVAPEPARQFRIERELMRNEHASVPYLAPIAPLMPRTLAIDFTHEIIGRDYLFQTMLDGVPAPDGLGAYPRPEWASFFRRMGTIARDIHAVRGRRFGPVNGPAFTTWSEAVIASLDDTAADLDDVGLDATDVRELAAAADRHRAVLDEITEPRLLHGDLWTVNVMIEPGAPEPTISGVFDCDRTSWGDPESDWTIFMAGRRPGTERDAFWETYGSRSSTPGAAWRALLYRARHLAAVRLERHRLGNSEAVPDTYDDLRDVLALLTA, translated from the coding sequence GTGGAGTTCCGATCGATCGAGCGCGCTCCCGGCGCGTTCCAGCAGCCGGTGACCGCCGGGCAGATCCACGCGATGTGCCGCCGGGCGTTCGGCGCGAGCGTGAGCGCCGTCTCGGCCGTCGAACTGGGCAACGGGATGTACAACAGCACCTACCGCGTCGACCTCGGCTCGGGCCTGCCCGTCATCCTGCGCGTCGCGCCCGAGCCGGCCCGGCAGTTCCGCATCGAGCGGGAGTTGATGCGCAACGAGCACGCGAGCGTGCCGTACCTCGCCCCGATCGCGCCGCTGATGCCGCGCACGCTCGCGATCGACTTCACACACGAGATCATCGGGCGGGACTACCTGTTCCAGACGATGCTCGACGGCGTACCCGCGCCGGACGGCCTCGGCGCCTACCCCCGCCCGGAGTGGGCGTCGTTCTTCCGCCGGATGGGGACGATCGCGCGCGACATCCACGCGGTACGCGGGAGGCGCTTCGGCCCGGTGAACGGCCCGGCGTTCACCACGTGGAGCGAGGCGGTGATCGCGTCCCTGGACGACACCGCGGCCGACCTCGACGACGTCGGTCTCGACGCGACCGACGTGCGGGAGCTCGCCGCGGCCGCGGACCGGCACCGGGCGGTCCTCGACGAGATCACCGAGCCACGGCTGCTCCACGGCGACCTGTGGACCGTCAACGTGATGATCGAGCCCGGCGCGCCGGAGCCCACGATCAGCGGTGTGTTCGACTGCGACCGGACCTCGTGGGGCGACCCGGAGTCCGACTGGACGATCTTCATGGCGGGCAGGCGCCCGGGCACGGAGCGAGACGCGTTCTGGGAGACGTACGGGTCGCGGTCATCCACACCCGGCGCGGCGTGGCGGGCGCTCCTCTACCGGGCCCGGCACCTCGCCGCGGTCCGGCTGGAGAGACACCGGCTGGGAAACTCCGAGGCCGTACCGGACACCTACGACGACCTGCGCGACGTGCTCGCACTCCTGACGGCCTGA
- a CDS encoding DUF779 domain-containing protein, whose translation MSVQEHPSGQRVDLTDAAAGLLRRLTGQHGPLMFHQSGGCCDGSSPMCYPLGEFRTGNADVHLGDLRVDGIDEPIPVWMSASQFEYWRHTHLTIDVVPGRGSGFSVEAPEGVRFLVRSRLFTDDELSALDDV comes from the coding sequence ATGTCCGTTCAGGAGCACCCTTCGGGACAGCGGGTGGATCTCACCGACGCCGCGGCCGGCCTGCTGCGACGGCTCACCGGACAGCACGGGCCGTTGATGTTCCACCAGTCCGGGGGGTGCTGCGACGGCAGCTCCCCGATGTGCTATCCGCTGGGAGAGTTCCGCACCGGCAACGCCGACGTCCACCTCGGCGACCTCAGGGTGGACGGGATCGACGAACCGATCCCGGTGTGGATGTCGGCGTCTCAGTTCGAGTACTGGAGGCATACTCACCTCACCATCGACGTGGTGCCCGGCCGGGGCAGCGGCTTCTCGGTGGAGGCCCCCGAAGGCGTGCGCTTCCTGGTCCGTTCCCGGCTGTTCACCGACGACGAGCTGAGCGCACTCGACGACGTCTGA